Below is a window of Vibrio fortis DNA.
CACCGTCGGCCGATAGTGCCTGACTATGAGAAGCGACTTGCTGTTTTTCACGAGCCATTGAGCTAGTTGCAAGTAATGCATCTAGCCCTTTTCCTAAACCACGTTTAGACATTGAGCGAATTCCTTTGGTTTGATTTAAACTGGGACTTCTTCACGACGTAACATTTCACCCGCGAGTGCCAAATAGGCTTTCGCTCCGGCGGAGTATTTGTCGTAGTACATCGCTGGTTTGCCGTGGCTTGGAGCCTCAGCAAGACGTACATTTCTAGGGATCACAGTTCGGTAGACCTTGCTACCAAAATGCTTCTTGAGTTGATCAGATACTTCATTCGACAAGCGGTTGCGAGGATCATACATAGTACGAAGTAGGCCTTCGATCTTCAGATTCTCATTCACAACTGCTGCCAATTTGCTGATGGTATCCATCAAGGCAGTTAAACCCTCTAACGCAAAGTATTCACACTGCATCGGAACCAAAACAGAATCCGCCGCAGCCATCGCATTAATTGTAAGAAGGTTTAGAGAAGGGGGGCAATCAATAAAGATGAAATCATAGTTATCGCGAACTGATGCGAGAGCGTTTTTAAGCCTCACTTCACGAGCAAACACTTCCATCAGCTTGATTTCAGCCGCGGTAACATCACCGTTGGCTGCGATGAGATCGTAATTTCCCGACGTACTTCGGCAAACTACCTCATCAAAAGGTGTGTCTTCAACCAGTAAATCGTAAGCAGTTGCTTCAACCTGATATTTATCGACACCGCTTGCCATAGTGGCATTACCCTGTGGATCGAGATCGACAACCAAAATCTTGCGCTTTGTCGCGGCCATAGAGGCTGCTAAATTAATGCAAGTTGTTGTTTTTCCTACACCACCTTTCTGGTTGGCAATTGCTACAATTCTACCCACTATGGCCTCGCTGATTATCCCTGACGCGATAACGTTACTAGATGACGTTCTCCATCAAGCTCTGGAACTTGCAAAACTTTGATGTCAGTTACTGAACACCAGTTCGGTAACTGGTCCATTTCGTCTCTAGGATGTTGTCCTTTAAGAGCCAAAAATACACCGGATTGCTCTTTAGGTAAATGATGACACCACTCAACCATGTCTGTCATTGATGCAAATGCACGACTGAGCACAGCGTCAAACTTTTCTTCTGGTTGGAACTCTTCAACACGACTTTGAACAGGTGTCACGTTGTCGATACCCAACTCATGTACGACTTGTTTGATGAAACGAATACGCTTTCCAAGGCTATCCAACAAGAAAAACTCACAATCAGGATTCATAATTGAGAGCGGGATACCAGGAAGGCCAGGGCCGGTACCTACATCAATAAAACGCTTACCCTGTAAGTGAGTGCTGACAATGATACTATCTAAGATATGTTTCACCATCATGTCCATAGGATCGCGAACTGAGGTCAGGTTATAGGCCTTGTTCCACTTGTTGAGCAATTCAACGTAGCCAACCAATTGGCCACGTTGTTTATCTGATACTTCTAGGTCTGTCTGGCTGATCAGGTGATCCAGTTTTTCGCGTAGTGCGCTCATTATGCTTCCTCACCTTTTTTCAGTAGGCCATGTTTCTTCAAGTAAACCAGTAGGATAGAGATTGCAGCTGGTGTGATGCCAGAGATTCGAGAGGCAATACCAATAGACTCTGGTTTCGCAGTCGACAGCTTAAGTACGACTTCGTTTGATAGGCCTTTCACTTGGCTGTAATCAAGATCAACAGGTAGCTTGGTGTTTTCGTGGCGTAGCGATTTTTCGATCTCATCTTGCTGACGCTGGATGTAACCCTCGTATTTCACTTGGATTTCTACCTGTTCTGCCGCTTGTTGATCGTCCAGTGCCGGAGCAAAACGATCCAGAGCAGTCAGCTGTGAATACGTAATCTCTGGACGACGCAGAAGATCCTCACCGCTCGCTTCACGCGACATTGGTGTTTTTAGGATCTGGTTAAGCGCATCAATGTCTTCAGATTTCGGGTTAATCCAAGTCTCTTTCAGACGCTGACGCTCTTTTTCCATGTTCTCGATTTTCTCGTTGAAGCGAGCCCAGCGTGCATCGTCAATTAGACCAAGTTCACGAGACTTCTCCGTCAAACGAATATCAGCGTTGTCCTCACGCAGTAACAGACGATACTCAGCACGAGAGGTGAACATGCGGTACGGTTCTTTAGTACCCATGGTTGATAGGTCGTCAATCAATACGCCCATGTATGCCTGATCGCGACGTGGGCTCCAACCCTCTTTACCCTGAGTAAACAGACTCGCGTTCAAACCCGCCATCAAACCTTGTGCTGCCGCTTCTTCGTAACCGGTTGTACCGTTGATTTGACCCGCAAAGAACAAGCCCTTGATGAACTTAGTCTCGTAAGTCTGCTTCAAATCACGAGGATCAAAGAAATCGTACTCAATCGCGTAACCTGGACGAACGATATGCGCATTCTCGAAGCCTTTCATTGAACGAACAATCTGAACCTGTACATCGAATGGCAAGCTGGTAGAGATACCATTTGGGTATAGCTCGTGTGTGGTTAGGCCTTCTGGCTCAATGAATATCTGGTGGCTGTTCTTATCAGCAAAGCGCATCACCTTGTCTTCGATTGAAGGACAGTAACGAGGACCAATACCTTCAATCACGCCAGCGTACATTGGGCTGCGATCAAGGTTATTACGAATGACTTCATGAGTAGATTCGTTA
It encodes the following:
- the mnmG gene encoding tRNA uridine-5-carboxymethylaminomethyl(34) synthesis enzyme MnmG, with the translated sequence MLYHEKFDVIVVGGGHAGTEAALASARTGQSTLLLTHNIDTLGQMSCNPAIGGIGKGHLVKEVDAMGGLMAQAIDHAGIQFRTLNASKGPAVRATRAQADRALYKAYVRSALENTPNLTLFQQSVDDLIVEQDQVVGVVTQMGLKFHAKAVVLTVGTFLGGKIHIGMESSSGGRAGDPPSIALAQRLRDLPFRVDRLKTGTPPRIDARSVDFSELEVQHGDNPTPVFSFMGNRAQQPRQIPCYITHTNESTHEVIRNNLDRSPMYAGVIEGIGPRYCPSIEDKVMRFADKNSHQIFIEPEGLTTHELYPNGISTSLPFDVQVQIVRSMKGFENAHIVRPGYAIEYDFFDPRDLKQTYETKFIKGLFFAGQINGTTGYEEAAAQGLMAGLNASLFTQGKEGWSPRRDQAYMGVLIDDLSTMGTKEPYRMFTSRAEYRLLLREDNADIRLTEKSRELGLIDDARWARFNEKIENMEKERQRLKETWINPKSEDIDALNQILKTPMSREASGEDLLRRPEITYSQLTALDRFAPALDDQQAAEQVEIQVKYEGYIQRQQDEIEKSLRHENTKLPVDLDYSQVKGLSNEVVLKLSTAKPESIGIASRISGITPAAISILLVYLKKHGLLKKGEEA
- the rsmG gene encoding 16S rRNA (guanine(527)-N(7))-methyltransferase RsmG, giving the protein MSALREKLDHLISQTDLEVSDKQRGQLVGYVELLNKWNKAYNLTSVRDPMDMMVKHILDSIIVSTHLQGKRFIDVGTGPGLPGIPLSIMNPDCEFFLLDSLGKRIRFIKQVVHELGIDNVTPVQSRVEEFQPEEKFDAVLSRAFASMTDMVEWCHHLPKEQSGVFLALKGQHPRDEMDQLPNWCSVTDIKVLQVPELDGERHLVTLSRQG
- a CDS encoding ParA family protein — translated: MGRIVAIANQKGGVGKTTTCINLAASMAATKRKILVVDLDPQGNATMASGVDKYQVEATAYDLLVEDTPFDEVVCRSTSGNYDLIAANGDVTAAEIKLMEVFAREVRLKNALASVRDNYDFIFIDCPPSLNLLTINAMAAADSVLVPMQCEYFALEGLTALMDTISKLAAVVNENLKIEGLLRTMYDPRNRLSNEVSDQLKKHFGSKVYRTVIPRNVRLAEAPSHGKPAMYYDKYSAGAKAYLALAGEMLRREEVPV